The stretch of DNA CATCCAGCGCGAACTCGGCGTCACGACTGTCTACGTCACCCACGATCAGGAGGAGGCACTGGCGGTGTCGGACCGCCTCGCGGTGATGCACGACGGCGGCGTCGAGCAGGTCGGCACGCCCGTCGAGGTGTACGAACAGCCCGCGACGGAGTTCGTCGCCTCCTTCGTCGGCGAGAACAACGTGTTCTCCGGCGTCGTCGTCGGCCGCGACGGCGACGAGCTGGCGATCGAGATCGACGAGACGGCGCCCGCGGACCACCAGTTCCACGTCGTCGACGCCGCCGACCACGCCGTCGGCGACCACGTAACGTTCTGTGTCCGCCCGATCCATCTCGACCCCGACGCCGGCCACAACCGGTTCCCGATGGCACTCGGCGCCGCGGAGTATCTCGGCGGCACCACCCGGCTCTACGGCGAGTGGGCCGGCCGGGAGATGGTGCTCCGACTGCCCGAACCGCCGGCCGACGACACCCTCACGGTCGGGTTCGATCCGGACGCGGCGACGATCCTCTGAACCGACAGTTTCAGACCACGCCCACACGACCTAGCAGTATGATCACGCTCGCATCCGACTTCGGCACGCCGTACCCCGCAGCGATGAAAGGCGTCATCCTCCGGCAGTCCGACGCCCGACTGGTCGATATCGCTCACGACTTCCCCCGGCAGGACGTCCGCTCGGCAGCGTTCTGGCTCCGGGAAGTGCTGCCCGAGTTCCCGCCGGCGACCCACCTCGTCGTCGTCGACCCTGGCGTCGGCACGGGCCGCGGCGCCGTCGTCGTCGAAGTCGGCGCCCACCGGATCGTCGCGCCGGACAACGGCGTCGCGCTCCCGGCGGCCCGACGGCTGGCCGACCGCGCGGCCGGCACGCCCGAGATCCGCGTGTACGACGTGGCGTACGACGACGATACCACCGCGAGCAACACGTTCCACGGCCGGGACGTGTTCGCCCCCGCCGCCGCGCGAGTCCACGAGGCGGAGTCGGTCGCCGACGCCGACCGCGTCACTTCGACCGACGAGTGGGTCGATCTCGCGTTCCCGGATCCCGAGACCAACGACGATGGGGCGACCGGCGAAGTCCTCGTCGTCGACGACTTCGGCAACACGATCACCAACGTCCCCGGCCGCGTGCTCGACGGCCTCGACGCGGTGACGGTGAACGGCGAGTCCGCGCCCGTCCGGGACGCCTACGCGGAGATGGACACCGGCGAGCGCCTCGTCACCGTCGGCAGCCACGGCAACGTCGAGCTCTCGGTGAATCAGGGTCGCGGCGACGACGCGTTCGGCCTCGCGGTCGGCGACGACGTGTCGATCGACTGGTGAGAACCCCCCACGTGTCGCCGGCACCGGACAGTTTTCACCCCGCAAGCCGGAGTAACGGGACGTGCCACCGGACGAGGACGACGAGTTCGCGGAGCTGCGGGCCGAAGAGGGGAACGCGATCCTCCGGCTGTTTCTGGAGTACGGCCGCGAGCGGCTGCTGACGTTCGTCGGCGGCGCCGTCGCGGCGGTCGTCCAGATGCTGATGGCGCTCGTCCCGTCGTTCGTGCTCGCGATCGCGATCGACTCGCTGTTTTTCGACACGCGGGCGTTCTCGCTGCCGCTCGTTCCCGCCGCGTGGATTCCCGGCGACGAAGGGGTGCAGTTCCTGCTCGCCGGCGGGCTGGTCGGCGCCTCCTACGCGCTGAGTTCGATCTTCAGTTGGGTGAACAACCACCTCTGGAACAGCTTCTCCCAGCAGTTCCAGCACTCGGTGCGCGTCGACGCCTACGACGCGCTCCAGCGACAAGGGGTGGAGTTCTTCGACAACCGCCAGACGGGCGAGGTGATGAGCATCCTGAACAACGACGTAAACCAACTGGAGGGGTTCCTGACGAACAACCTCAACAGCCTCATCACCATCGTCGTCCGCGTCGGGGGGATGGGCGCGGTGATGCTGCTGATCAACTGGCGGCTGGCGCTGATCCCCGTCGCTGCGATCCCCGCACTGGGCTATCTGAGCTACTGGTTCGTCGAGACGATTCATCCGAAGTACCAGGAGGTTCGCTCCTCGGTCGGGAAGCTCAACAGCCGGCTGGAGAACAACATCGGCGGGATCGAGACGCTCAAGTCCTTTACCACCGAGCCGTTCGAGACCGACCGCGTCCGGGAGTCCTCGCGGGAGTACCTCGACGCTCAGTGGGACGCGATCACCACCCGAATCAAGTTCTTCCCCAGCCTGCAGGCGACGACCGCCGCCGCCTACGTCTCGGTCTTTTTCGTCGGCGGCTGGTGGGTGGTAACGGGGACGCCGCCGCATCCCTTCTTCTCCGGTGGCGACCCTAACGCGACGCTCACCGCCGGGACGCTCGTCCTCTTCCTGAACTACTCGCGGCGGTTCGTCTACCCGATGCGGCAGATGGGGCAGATCATCAACGGCTACCAGTACGCCGAGGCCGCGGGCGAGCGCATCGTCGGCCTGCTCGACGACGACACCCGGGTCAGCGCCGAGAGCGACGGGATCGAACTCGACGATGTGGACGGTCACGTCGAGTTCGACGATGTGAACTTCGCCTACCGCGACGAGGACGGCGAGGCCGAGGAGACGGTGCTCCGAGGCATCAGCTTCGAAGCCGACCCCGGCGACTACGTCGGCCTCGTCGGCCCCACCGGCGCCGGGAAGTCGACGACGATGAAGCTGCTGCTGCGGTTCTACGACCCCGACTCGGGGACGGTCACGCTCGACGGCCACGACCTCGCGGACGTCGACCTCCGGAGCCTCCGCGAACACGTCGGCTACGTGAGCCAGGAGCCGTACCTGTTCTACGGCACCGTCGCCGAGAACATCGCCTACGGCGTCCCCGACCACGACGAGGCGGCGATGCAGGAGGCCGCCGAGAAGGCCGGTGCCCACGAGTTCGTCGCCGACTTGGAGGACGGCTACGACACGATGGTGGGCGAACGCGGCGTGAAGCTCTCGGGCGGCCAGCGCCAGCGCATCGCGCTCGCCCGGACGATCCTCCGGGACCCGGACGTGCTCGTGCTCGACGAGGCGACCAGCCACGTCGACAACGAGACCGAGGCGGTGATCCAGAACAGCCTCGAAACGCTGACCGAGAACCGCACCGTGTTCGCCATCGCCCACCGGCTCTCGACGGTCCGGGACGCCGACCAGATCCTCGTGATGGACGACGGCGAGGTCGTCGAGCAGGGAACTCACGAGCAACTGATCGACGGCGGCGGACTGTACGCGAACCTCTGGCACGTCCAAGTCGGCGAGATGGAGGCGCTGCCCCAGCAGTTCGTCGAGCGGAGCCTCGAAGCGGAGTAGCGGGGCCCGAACCTTTTCGGTGGCCGGCGCCGAACCAGGAAATTATGGGTACGTACATGGCGCTGGTCGACGTGACCGACGAGACCGTCCAGAACGTGCAGGACCTCGCGACCGTCTGGGCCGACCTCACCGGCGACATCGAGACGCTGGGCGGGGAGCTGGTCGACGCCTACGCGATCCTCGGCGAGCACGACTACCTCGTCATCTTCGAGGCCGACGGCCGCGACGAGGCGTTCCAGACCTCGGTGTCGATCGAACGCTACGGTCTCGACACCCAGACGATGGAGCTCATCCCGGTCGACGATCTGGGCGAACTCGTCCAGGACATCTGAGTCAGACGGCGAGTAGTCTTCTCAGGGTCGCGACGAGCTTATCGACGAGGTGTGGCGCCGCCTTCTACGCCGACACCGGCGGCTGCTCGTCGCCGCCTTCTACGCCGACACCGGCGGCTGCTCGTCGCCGCCTTCTACGCCGACACCGGCGGCTGCCCGTCGCCGCCTTCCACGCACGAACCCTTTTTCGCTCACGGAAACACGGAACAGCCGTGAGCAAACAGGCCCTGTTCGACGACATCGCCGACGACGCCGATTGGCTGACCGATCTCGCCGAACAGCTCTGGGCGAACCCCGAACTCTCCCTGCAGGAGCACGACTCCGCGGCCCTTCTCCGGGACGCGCTCCGCGAGGAAGGGTTCACTGTCGAGTCCGGCGTCGCCGGCATCGAAACCGCGTTCGTCGCGCGCTACGGCGACGACGATCCCGTCGTGGGCACGATGGGGGAGTTCGACGCGCTGCCGGGGATGAGTCAGGCGCCGAGAGCCCAGCGCGAACCGATCGAGGCGGGCGCGCCCGGCCACGGCTGCGGACACAACCTGTTCGGCGTCGGCAGCCTCGCGGGCGCGATCGCGGTCAAGCGCGCGATCGAGCGCGGCGACTGCGAGGGGTCGGTCGTCTACCTCGGCACGCCCGCCGAGGAGGTCGGCGCCGGCAAGGTGTACATGATCCAAGCCGGCGCGTTCGAGGCGGTCGACGCCGTGATCACGTGGCACCCCGACTGGTACAACGCACCCAACGAGTGCTCCACGCTCGCGATGGACGCCTTCGACGTGCGGTTCACGGGCGAGAGCGCCCACGCTGCCAAGTCGCCGGAAGCCGGCCGGAGCGCGCTCGACGGCGTCCAGCTGCTCGGCACCGGGATCGAGTACATGCGGGAGCACGTCCCGGACCCGGTCCGTATCCACTACGTCGTCACCGAGGGCGGGGAGGCCGCCAACGTCGTCCCGGAGGAAGCAGCGATGGAGGTGATGGTTCGCGCGCCCGATCGTGCGGCCATCGAGCGCGTGTCCGATCGCGTGCGCGACGCCGCCGAGGGCGCGGCGCTGATGTCCGGCACCGACGCCGACGTAACACAGACCACCGGGATGTACGGCGTGCTCCCCAACGGCGCGCTCGCGGACTCGATCCGCGAGAACATGGCGGCCGCCGAGTTCCCCCTCACCGACGAACAGGCCTCGTTCGCGGCCGACCTGCACGCGACGCTCGAAGAGCCGTCCTACGACTCCGTCCTGCCGGAGCACCGCGACGAGGCTGCCGAGGCGACGATGTTCACCGACCCCATCGACGCGCCCGATACGGGAGAGACCGCCGCCTACTCCACAGACTCCGGGGACGTGTCGTGGAACGCTCCCCTCGGGCGCTTCCGCGCGGCGACGTGGCCGGCGGGGACGCCGCTGCACTCGTGGCAAGCCGTCGCCGCCGGGAAGGATCTCGGCACTGCGGGGATGCTGTTCGCGGGGAAGGTCGTCGCCGGCTCGCTGTACGACCTGCTGACCGACGAGGAGCTGCTCGCCGAAGCCCGCGCGGAGTACGAACAGCGCAAAGGGGATCGCGAGTACGAGTCGCCGCTGCCGCCCGACGCCGACCCGTACGACTTGGCCGAGCGGTGAGCCGGGGGCCGACTGTCGAGTCGGACCCAGTAACTTAAACCCGAGAGCGGGCAACTCTCTCTCAATGAAGCCGACGGAGCTGTCGGGACTCCCCGACGGCGTCGCAGCCCACCTCGAGGGCGAGGGCGTCGAGGCGCTCTACCCGCCACAGGCCGAGGCCGTCGAGCGCGGCGTGACCGACGGCGAGAACGTCGTCGCCGCGGTGCCGACCGCCTCCGGTAAGACGCTGATCGCCGAGCTCGCGATGCTGTCGGCGGTCGAACGCGGCGGCACCGCGCTGTACATCGTTCCGCTGCGTGCGCTGGCCAGCGAGAAGAAGACCGAGTTCGAGCGCTGGGCGGAGTACGGGATCGACGTTGGCGTCTCGACGGGGAACTACGAGTCCGACGGCGAGTGGCTGGGCTCGCGGGACATCATCGTCGCCACCAGCGAGAAGGTCGACTCCCTCGTCAGGAATGGCGCGCCGTGGATCGACGATCTCTCCTGTGTCGTCAGCGACGAGGTCCACCTCGTCGACGACCGCGAGCGCGGGCCCACGCTGGAGGTCACGCTCGCGAAGCTCCGGCGCATCAACGCGAACCTCCAGACGGTCGCGCTGTCGGCGACGGTCGGCAACGCCGGTGAGATCGCCGACTGGCTCGACGCCGAACTGGTCGACTCCGACTGGCGCCCGATCGACCTGAAGACGGGCGTCCACTTCGGGAACGCCATCAACTTCGCCGACGGCTCCCAGCGCGAGGTCCCCGTTGACAGCGGCGGCAAGCAGACGCCCGCGCTCGTCGACGACACACTCGAAGAGGGGGGATCGAGTCTCGTCTTCGTCAACTCCCGGCGGAACGCCGAGTCCGCCGCCAGCCGACTGGGCGGCGTCACGCGCGATCACCTCACCGACGAGGAACGCGGTGAACTCCGCGAACTCGCGACGGCGATCCGCGATGTCTCCGACACCGCGACCAGCGACGATCTCGCCGACTGCGTCGCGAAGGGGGCGGCGTTCCACCACGCTGGCCTCTCCAGCGAGCACCGCGACCTAGTGGAGGGCGCGTTCCGCGACCGCCTGATCAAGGTGATCGCGGCGACGCCGACGCTCGCCGCGGGCGTGAACACCCCCTCACGCCGGGTGATCGTTCGTGACTGGCGGCGCTACGACCCGGAGTTCGGCGGCATGAAGCCGCTGGACACGCTCGAAGTCCACCAGATGATGGGCCGGGCCGGCCGGCCGGGGCTCGACCCCTACGGCGAGGCGGTGCTGCTCGCGTCGAACGTCGACACGAAGGACGAACTGTTCGAGCGCTACGTCGACGGCGAGCCCGAGCCGGTGCGCTCGAAGCTGGCGGCGGAGCCGGCCCTGCGGACCCACCTGCTCGCGACCGTCGCGTCCGGCTTCGCGAACACCCGCGAGGAGCTGCTATCCTTCCTCGACAACACGCTGTACGCCGTCCAGAGCGCCGGCAGCGCCCAGTTGGAGTCGGTGACCGACACGGTGCTCGACTACCTCGCGGCCAACGAGTTCGTCGAGCGCGAGGACGGGACGATCACCGCTACCGAGATCGGCCACACCGTCTCGCGGCTCTACCTCGACCCCATGAGCGCCGCGGAGATCATCGACGGCCTGCGCGACGCCGAGGGCGGCCGTTCCGGCGGACAGTACGGCTCCCGCAGCGCCATGGACGCCGACGACGCCGACGAGTCGGCCGGGTTCGTCTCCGGAAACGAACTGCTCGACGACGACACGCTGGCCGACGCCGATGGGGAGGGCGGCGAGACGGCGGAAACCGACGCGGACGAGGACGCCGACGACATCTCTGCGATCGGGCTCTACCACCTCGTCTCCCGCACGCCGGACATGTACCAGCTCTACCTGAAGTCCGGCGACCGCGAGGAGTACGAGGAGGTGCTGTTCGAGCGCGAGACGGAGCTACTGGGGCGCACGCCGTCGGAGTACGACGACGTGGCGTTTGAGGAGTGGCTCGCCGCGCTCAAGACCGCCCGGATGCTCGAGGACTGGGCCAGCGAGGTCGACGAGAGCCGCATCGCGGAGCGCTACGGGGTCGGCCCGGGCGACATCCGTGGCAAGGTCGACACCGCCGAGTGGCTGCTCAACGCCGCCGAGCGGCTGGCGGGCGAGCTCGACCTCTCGAACGTCGTCGCGGTCCGGGAGGCGAAAAAGCGCGTCGAGGACGGCGTCCGGGAGGAGCTGCTCGACCTCACGGGCGTCCGCGGCGTCGGTCGCAAGCGCGCGCGGCGGCTGTTCGAGGCCGGCATCGAGTCCCGCGCGGACCTCCGCGAGGCCGACAAGTCGGTCGTGTTGGGCGCACTGCGCGGAACGAAGACCGCCGAGACCGTCCTCGAGAACGTCGGCCGCGAGGACCCGTCGATGGACGGCGTGACCGCCGACGCCGACGCGGAGCGTGCCGGTCGTGAGGAGGAAGGTGGGCAGGCCTCGCTGGGTGATTTCTGATGCGGCTGCTCGACGGGACGGCGACGGTCGACGACCTCGACGCGTTCCTCGGGGTGCTCGACCACGCCGCCGAGGCGACCGGAACGACTGTGCAGGCGTTCGACGCCGACTACGTCGTCTCCGCGGCGCACCTCGAACGGGCGCTCGACCGCGCCGACCGGGCGATCGCCCGCGGCGAGAACGTCGCCCGGGAGCGGGCGGTGGAGCTGCTCTGCTACGCGGCGGGGCGCCGGCAGATCAACCGCGCGCTGGAGATGGGCGTCGCCGAGGGCGAGAACCGCGTCGTCGTGCTCGTTGACTCGCCGGCCGGCGACGACGAAGCGGAGGCGGAGGCCGTCGACCGGCTCCGCGACCACGTCGAAGAAGCGCCGATACTGGGGGCGTACGACGAGCCGACCGTTCGCGAGTTCTTCGACGTCTCCGACGCGGAACTCGGCGCCGTCGACGGCGACCTCGCGGATCTCGTGCTCGAACGCGTCGCGCTGCTGGACGTGGAGAAGTAGTCCCGCAGGGCGTCTCCGGCGCTGCCAGAACGACTCCGCGACGCAGCGCCGAACGATCAACCACGGACGTGGAGACGGTCGTCATCCGGACTAGCGACCCGAACTGTCCCGTCTGTGGCAAGCGGGTCGACCTCGTCGAAGCACAGGAGGAGGGCGTCGGCGACGAGTGGCGCTGTGCGGAGTCACTGGTCGAAGATGAAGCGACTCGTGGAGTTGGAGTAGTTCGACGCCGCTGGCGCTTCTCGAAGGGTTCCGGAAGAAGTGAGTAGTTCCACCAGGATTCGAACCTGGGTCGGAGCCCCCAGAAGGCTCCAGGATTGGCCGCTACCCCATGGAACTATTCTGACACGTTCGCCATCCCTGCCGGGTGGCGATCTTCGCAACTACAGGTAGTCCGTTGGGAAGTATGAGTGTTTCGGAGTCGACCACGGAGCCGGTGGTCGGTGTGCTACCCCTTCCGGTGGCGCTTCCGATGGCAGTTCGCACAGAGGACCTCACACCGCTGGATCTCGCGGTACACCCGTGGCGTTCCGTACCCCTCCGAGATGAGCCGGCTCACGGTGAGATCCTTCTCGGCCTCGTCGACGTGGTGGAAATCCAGTACGGCCCCGTCTTTCACCCCACAGCTCGCACAGCCGCGTGCCTCCTTGTACTCGTTCGCCCAGATTCGGCGCCTGTCGGGACTGACGACTTCGAACGTCTCCCCGTTTGGTCGTTCGCCGACGAGACGAGCGGGCTCTTTCCGAAGCTCGATATCTATCCTGAGGTTCGACGGGCTGACGTGCTCGCGGCGGTGACAGTTGGCACAGAGCACCTCACACTTCTCGATCTCCGACCGAAGCCGCTCTTTTGACACCTCCTGTAGAACCAGACGACTCACTTTCTCGTCTTTTCGGTCGGTATCCTGATGGTGAAAGTCGAGAACGTCGGGGTCAGATTCACCACATCTGGCACAGCCTTTCGAGGCTTTTCGCTCGGCGACCCACTCGCGGCGTTCCGTACGCCTGCGCCGCGTCCGCTCGGTGTTCCACTCCCGGTTCCGGTAGTGCCAGCGTTGATCGACCGACAGCTCTCCCCATCGCTCGCGAACCTCGTCGTCGATCCCCTCCGGCGGCGGCCCGACCCGACTGCCGGTCGAGGCGTTGGTCGACAGCCCGGCGCGTTCCTTCGCGTCGTTCCAGCCGCCGATGGTGCGGATGATCGTCGCCGACGCCGGCGTCAGCCCGAGCGCCTCGTACTCGGCTTTCGTCGGCGACGCGCCAAGTTCCCGCGCCGCCTCGCGGAGGGCGTCGATGCAGTCCTCCTCGTCGACCATGGATTCGCAATGACCGACTACAAGAAAAAGCCTACTGCGAGGGTGCTACCCGAGCAGGTAGCGCATCCACGGGTAGCGCTCGATCAACGCTCGGCCGTCGATCTCGTACTGCTCGATGTAGGCGTCCAGCCCGAGGATCCGGCCCGCGCCGAAGGCGGCGACGGCCAGGAACACGAGCATGTACGCGAAGTCGCCGTTGATGTAGCCGTGGTCGACGCTCCAGTTGCCCAGGTAGAACATGAGCATCATGAACGCGCCCCAGAACGCGGCGAGGCGGGTGAGGCCGCCGACGAGCAGGCCCAGCCCGATGAGCACCTCACCCCACGGGACCGCGACGTTCACGAAGTCGAGGAACAGCCCTGACGAGCCCATCGCCTCGAACAAGCCGGCGGCGGGACTGCCGTTCGCCGCGGGGGCGTTGTTGAGGTAGCCGGCGGCCGAAAAGCTCCCGCTGAGGACCTTGTCGATGCCGCTCTGGAGGAACGCCAGCCCCATCATCAACCGCAGCGCGAGGATGAACCACACGCTCAGGGTGTGGAGTTTCCCCTCCGCGGTGAACCCTGCGACCGTACTTCGGAGTCGGACTTCCTGTGTTGCCATA from Halolamina sediminis encodes:
- the cgi121 gene encoding KEOPS complex subunit Cgi121, whose translation is MRLLDGTATVDDLDAFLGVLDHAAEATGTTVQAFDADYVVSAAHLERALDRADRAIARGENVARERAVELLCYAAGRRQINRALEMGVAEGENRVVVLVDSPAGDDEAEAEAVDRLRDHVEEAPILGAYDEPTVREFFDVSDAELGAVDGDLADLVLERVALLDVEK
- a CDS encoding ABC transporter ATP-binding protein, which encodes MPPDEDDEFAELRAEEGNAILRLFLEYGRERLLTFVGGAVAAVVQMLMALVPSFVLAIAIDSLFFDTRAFSLPLVPAAWIPGDEGVQFLLAGGLVGASYALSSIFSWVNNHLWNSFSQQFQHSVRVDAYDALQRQGVEFFDNRQTGEVMSILNNDVNQLEGFLTNNLNSLITIVVRVGGMGAVMLLINWRLALIPVAAIPALGYLSYWFVETIHPKYQEVRSSVGKLNSRLENNIGGIETLKSFTTEPFETDRVRESSREYLDAQWDAITTRIKFFPSLQATTAAAYVSVFFVGGWWVVTGTPPHPFFSGGDPNATLTAGTLVLFLNYSRRFVYPMRQMGQIINGYQYAEAAGERIVGLLDDDTRVSAESDGIELDDVDGHVEFDDVNFAYRDEDGEAEETVLRGISFEADPGDYVGLVGPTGAGKSTTMKLLLRFYDPDSGTVTLDGHDLADVDLRSLREHVGYVSQEPYLFYGTVAENIAYGVPDHDEAAMQEAAEKAGAHEFVADLEDGYDTMVGERGVKLSGGQRQRIALARTILRDPDVLVLDEATSHVDNETEAVIQNSLETLTENRTVFAIAHRLSTVRDADQILVMDDGEVVEQGTHEQLIDGGGLYANLWHVQVGEMEALPQQFVERSLEAE
- a CDS encoding amidohydrolase, encoding MSKQALFDDIADDADWLTDLAEQLWANPELSLQEHDSAALLRDALREEGFTVESGVAGIETAFVARYGDDDPVVGTMGEFDALPGMSQAPRAQREPIEAGAPGHGCGHNLFGVGSLAGAIAVKRAIERGDCEGSVVYLGTPAEEVGAGKVYMIQAGAFEAVDAVITWHPDWYNAPNECSTLAMDAFDVRFTGESAHAAKSPEAGRSALDGVQLLGTGIEYMREHVPDPVRIHYVVTEGGEAANVVPEEAAMEVMVRAPDRAAIERVSDRVRDAAEGAALMSGTDADVTQTTGMYGVLPNGALADSIRENMAAAEFPLTDEQASFAADLHATLEEPSYDSVLPEHRDEAAEATMFTDPIDAPDTGETAAYSTDSGDVSWNAPLGRFRAATWPAGTPLHSWQAVAAGKDLGTAGMLFAGKVVAGSLYDLLTDEELLAEARAEYEQRKGDREYESPLPPDADPYDLAER
- a CDS encoding GYD domain-containing protein, with protein sequence MGTYMALVDVTDETVQNVQDLATVWADLTGDIETLGGELVDAYAILGEHDYLVIFEADGRDEAFQTSVSIERYGLDTQTMELIPVDDLGELVQDI
- a CDS encoding ATP-dependent DNA helicase, which encodes MKPTELSGLPDGVAAHLEGEGVEALYPPQAEAVERGVTDGENVVAAVPTASGKTLIAELAMLSAVERGGTALYIVPLRALASEKKTEFERWAEYGIDVGVSTGNYESDGEWLGSRDIIVATSEKVDSLVRNGAPWIDDLSCVVSDEVHLVDDRERGPTLEVTLAKLRRINANLQTVALSATVGNAGEIADWLDAELVDSDWRPIDLKTGVHFGNAINFADGSQREVPVDSGGKQTPALVDDTLEEGGSSLVFVNSRRNAESAASRLGGVTRDHLTDEERGELRELATAIRDVSDTATSDDLADCVAKGAAFHHAGLSSEHRDLVEGAFRDRLIKVIAATPTLAAGVNTPSRRVIVRDWRRYDPEFGGMKPLDTLEVHQMMGRAGRPGLDPYGEAVLLASNVDTKDELFERYVDGEPEPVRSKLAAEPALRTHLLATVASGFANTREELLSFLDNTLYAVQSAGSAQLESVTDTVLDYLAANEFVEREDGTITATEIGHTVSRLYLDPMSAAEIIDGLRDAEGGRSGGQYGSRSAMDADDADESAGFVSGNELLDDDTLADADGEGGETAETDADEDADDISAIGLYHLVSRTPDMYQLYLKSGDREEYEEVLFERETELLGRTPSEYDDVAFEEWLAALKTARMLEDWASEVDESRIAERYGVGPGDIRGKVDTAEWLLNAAERLAGELDLSNVVAVREAKKRVEDGVREELLDLTGVRGVGRKRARRLFEAGIESRADLREADKSVVLGALRGTKTAETVLENVGREDPSMDGVTADADAERAGREEEGGQASLGDF
- a CDS encoding homing endonuclease associated repeat-containing protein — encoded protein: MVDEEDCIDALREAARELGASPTKAEYEALGLTPASATIIRTIGGWNDAKERAGLSTNASTGSRVGPPPEGIDDEVRERWGELSVDQRWHYRNREWNTERTRRRRTERREWVAERKASKGCARCGESDPDVLDFHHQDTDRKDEKVSRLVLQEVSKERLRSEIEKCEVLCANCHRREHVSPSNLRIDIELRKEPARLVGERPNGETFEVVSPDRRRIWANEYKEARGCASCGVKDGAVLDFHHVDEAEKDLTVSRLISEGYGTPRVYREIQRCEVLCANCHRKRHRKG
- a CDS encoding SAM hydrolase/SAM-dependent halogenase family protein codes for the protein MITLASDFGTPYPAAMKGVILRQSDARLVDIAHDFPRQDVRSAAFWLREVLPEFPPATHLVVVDPGVGTGRGAVVVEVGAHRIVAPDNGVALPAARRLADRAAGTPEIRVYDVAYDDDTTASNTFHGRDVFAPAAARVHEAESVADADRVTSTDEWVDLAFPDPETNDDGATGEVLVVDDFGNTITNVPGRVLDGLDAVTVNGESAPVRDAYAEMDTGERLVTVGSHGNVELSVNQGRGDDAFGLAVGDDVSIDW
- a CDS encoding DoxX family protein, with the translated sequence MATQEVRLRSTVAGFTAEGKLHTLSVWFILALRLMMGLAFLQSGIDKVLSGSFSAAGYLNNAPAANGSPAAGLFEAMGSSGLFLDFVNVAVPWGEVLIGLGLLVGGLTRLAAFWGAFMMLMFYLGNWSVDHGYINGDFAYMLVFLAVAAFGAGRILGLDAYIEQYEIDGRALIERYPWMRYLLG